The Streptomyces sp. NBC_00597 DNA segment ACGGCGGCCGCGCGACCTCCTGCCCGTTGATGGAAACGGTGATGTGCAGGTCGAAGCCGCCGGGCCGGTCGGCTTCGGCGTCGTCGAGGTAGGGCAGCAGCGGGAAGTCGCGGGCGGGCGGCGTGACCCGGGCCGCGTCCAGGGCCTCCAGCGGGGTGACCCAGGCGGAGACGGAGGTCGCGAAGGACTTGCCGAGGAAGGGGCCCAGCGGCACGTACTCCCAGGCCTGGATGTCGCGCGCCGACCAGTCGTTGAGCAGGAACAGCCCGAAGACGTGGTCCTCGAACTCGGCCAGCGGCACCGGGCGGCCCAGCTCGGAGGGGGTGCCGACGACGAAGCCGACCTCCGCCTCGATGTCGAGCTTGACGGACGGGCCGAAGACGGGCGCCGGGTCGGCGGGGGCCTTGCGCTGCCCGGAGGGGCGGACGACGTCGGTGCCGGAGACGACGATCGTGCCGGAACGGCCGTGGTAACCGATCGGCAGGTGCTTCCAGTTGGGGGTCAGCGCGTCCCCGTCCGGGCGGAACATCTTGCCGACGTTGGTGGCGTGGTGCTCGCTCGCGTAGAAGTCGACGTAGTCGGCGACCTCGTACGGCAGGTGCAGGGTGACGGCGTCGAGCGGGAGGAGGTGCGGCTCGACGGTCTCCCGGTGGCCGGGGTCGGTCACCCACGCGGT contains these protein-coding regions:
- the fahA gene encoding fumarylacetoacetase, producing MPQQSPLDVPEGDPFGPHNLPYGVFSTSGEPRRRIGVRIGGHVLDAGAAATALGSPYAALLGQASLNPLLAAGRTAWRDVRRALTAWVTDPGHRETVEPHLLPLDAVTLHLPYEVADYVDFYASEHHATNVGKMFRPDGDALTPNWKHLPIGYHGRSGTIVVSGTDVVRPSGQRKAPADPAPVFGPSVKLDIEAEVGFVVGTPSELGRPVPLAEFEDHVFGLFLLNDWSARDIQAWEYVPLGPFLGKSFATSVSAWVTPLEALDAARVTPPARDFPLLPYLDDAEADRPGGFDLHITVSINGQEVARPPFATMYWTAAQQLAHMTVNGASLRTGDVYGSGTVSGPEVAQRGSLLELTWNGRDAIELADGKRTFLEDGDTVTLTAWAPGPEGTRVGLGEVTGRIVGSR